A window of the Candidatus Paraluminiphilus aquimaris genome harbors these coding sequences:
- a CDS encoding HlyD family efflux transporter periplasmic adaptor subunit, producing the protein MLDDLTPHYTGSKVSSARWVVWLCLLFVIGFFSWAHFAEVDQISRAQGVVIPSSRLQVVQAQEQAVVERLNTGLGEKVNQGDVLIEFNNERAQAAVSESLAALEVLTALRERLSAEIEGRAPDFSRLSIIDQKITESQQQLYDLRVRSFTQEIKGRERLLNLVAAELAANKPLLESGDVGLSEVMRLERAVAQADVELVAIKNKYYQSLQEQYVEVDAELASEREVLKQREVSLSAMTVKAPVSGVVKQIGFSTLGAVVKATDTLVEIVPEGDVLVVEARISPRDIAFVTIGQPASMSFDTYDASIYGSAAGQVIFVSPDSVILERSGQSEVFFPARVQVSTETMFERSDVDLSIRSGMTGSVEVKTGRNTVLHYLFKPLVKTFSESLGER; encoded by the coding sequence ATGCTTGATGACCTGACGCCGCACTACACGGGCTCCAAAGTGTCGTCTGCGCGGTGGGTAGTGTGGCTGTGCTTACTCTTTGTCATCGGCTTCTTTTCTTGGGCCCACTTCGCGGAAGTGGATCAAATTAGTCGGGCTCAAGGTGTCGTTATCCCAAGTTCAAGACTCCAAGTTGTTCAAGCGCAAGAGCAGGCGGTGGTGGAGCGGCTGAACACGGGGCTCGGTGAAAAGGTCAATCAAGGTGATGTGCTAATTGAGTTCAATAATGAACGGGCGCAGGCGGCAGTCTCCGAGAGTCTTGCTGCACTTGAGGTACTAACGGCACTGAGAGAGCGCCTTAGCGCAGAGATTGAAGGTCGCGCGCCCGATTTTTCAAGGCTATCCATAATAGATCAAAAAATAACCGAGAGTCAGCAGCAGCTATATGACCTGCGAGTTAGGTCATTTACCCAAGAAATCAAAGGCCGGGAGCGGTTATTGAATTTGGTTGCGGCAGAACTGGCTGCGAATAAGCCGTTACTTGAGAGTGGCGATGTGGGGCTCTCCGAGGTTATGCGTCTTGAGCGCGCAGTTGCGCAGGCGGACGTCGAGCTAGTCGCCATTAAAAATAAATATTACCAATCGCTGCAAGAACAATACGTGGAGGTAGATGCGGAGCTTGCTAGTGAGCGTGAAGTGTTGAAACAGCGAGAAGTTTCATTGTCCGCTATGACAGTGAAGGCTCCCGTGTCAGGCGTCGTAAAGCAAATAGGTTTCTCCACATTGGGCGCAGTGGTTAAGGCAACAGACACGTTGGTGGAGATTGTGCCTGAGGGTGATGTTTTGGTCGTAGAGGCTAGGATCTCGCCGAGGGACATCGCCTTCGTCACGATAGGTCAACCGGCGTCAATGAGTTTCGATACGTATGACGCATCAATCTACGGGAGCGCGGCGGGTCAAGTCATCTTTGTGAGTCCAGATAGTGTGATTCTTGAGCGATCCGGACAATCTGAAGTGTTCTTTCCTGCGCGAGTACAAGTAAGCACCGAGACCATGTTTGAGCGTAGTGACGTGGATTTATCAATCCGCTCGGGTATGACGGGTAGCGTAGAAGTGAAAACGGGTCGCAATACGGTTTTACATTATTTATTCAAACCGTTGGTCAAAACCTTCTCTGAGTCCTTGGGCGAGCGCTAA
- a CDS encoding ATP-binding cassette domain-containing protein, which translates to MDTPEPKTAFQYVAAAVWRRGRMLRDIGVATLVINLVALLISLYTLQVYDRVIPRGGFETLFVLTLGIGIALFIDFLLKISRAFIMDRESGDIDVELSEFFFARLLAVGLDARPPSVGTLAAQLRGLDIVRGLMTSASFLILADLPFALLFIAAIAGIGGSVALVPLTVFPIALITAFIFAALIRRDAERVQLSSHRKNGLLVDSINASETIRSNSAENHLVGRWNQLLQELQVSDRNLRRWSVIAGALFSLLQQVSFVGIVVVGAFQVADGNLTLGGLIACTILGGRINGPLVASLPNLIIQWTSSRIALTSLDQMLQLPSAFPIGKKAIAPPEGAPNLLMQNVTFAYNETSQALQVQKFKLEPGERVAVIGSVGSGKTTFLKLLAGLYQPKQGEVLFSDVDMRLLDETAVRRKVFYMPQHYQLFQGTLRENLLAGLPGVDDEKVLNAAKRSGLIKVINGHPRGLELPITEGGQGLSGGQTALVGITRLFLSDADILLLDEPSSALDQETEARVINELFKYAGDRRSVVLITHRPQVFTAIRRLVVFGPGRIAIDGPLKDVLARLRETATRPATEAPDA; encoded by the coding sequence GTGGATACACCTGAGCCAAAGACCGCATTTCAATACGTTGCCGCTGCCGTGTGGCGCCGCGGTCGTATGTTAAGAGACATTGGCGTTGCAACACTCGTTATTAATCTCGTCGCATTGTTGATATCGCTTTACACATTACAAGTGTACGACCGCGTCATCCCACGAGGTGGGTTTGAGACCCTGTTCGTCTTGACGTTGGGAATTGGGATAGCACTTTTTATCGACTTTCTCCTAAAAATCTCTAGAGCCTTCATCATGGATCGCGAATCCGGTGATATTGATGTGGAGCTTTCGGAGTTCTTTTTTGCGCGCTTATTAGCGGTGGGCTTAGATGCCAGGCCTCCGAGCGTAGGGACACTCGCAGCACAACTTAGAGGCCTTGATATTGTGCGTGGGTTAATGACGTCTGCCTCTTTTTTAATATTGGCAGATCTCCCGTTCGCGCTTTTGTTTATCGCCGCGATTGCGGGCATAGGAGGCAGTGTTGCCCTAGTGCCTTTGACGGTTTTCCCCATCGCGCTGATCACGGCTTTCATCTTTGCTGCACTGATTCGGCGAGATGCCGAGAGAGTGCAGCTATCGAGTCATCGAAAGAATGGTTTGTTGGTGGACAGTATCAACGCCTCTGAAACCATTCGGAGTAACAGCGCAGAAAATCATTTGGTGGGTCGGTGGAATCAGCTTCTGCAGGAGCTTCAGGTCTCAGACAGAAACCTCCGTCGCTGGTCAGTAATCGCCGGTGCGCTCTTTTCTTTACTCCAGCAAGTGAGCTTTGTCGGTATTGTTGTTGTGGGAGCGTTTCAGGTGGCCGATGGCAATTTAACGCTCGGTGGATTAATCGCCTGCACCATTTTGGGGGGGCGTATTAATGGTCCATTGGTGGCGTCTCTGCCTAACCTGATAATCCAGTGGACATCGAGCCGGATTGCGCTGACCTCATTAGATCAAATGCTTCAGCTGCCCAGCGCGTTTCCCATAGGGAAAAAAGCTATTGCACCTCCCGAGGGAGCCCCAAACCTTCTCATGCAAAACGTAACGTTTGCTTACAATGAAACGAGTCAGGCCTTGCAGGTTCAAAAATTTAAGCTCGAGCCCGGTGAGCGTGTCGCCGTAATTGGTTCAGTTGGCTCGGGTAAGACGACGTTTCTAAAGCTGCTGGCCGGTTTGTACCAGCCAAAACAGGGCGAGGTACTCTTCTCTGACGTGGATATGCGTTTGCTCGACGAGACTGCAGTCAGAAGAAAAGTGTTTTACATGCCTCAGCACTATCAACTTTTTCAGGGGACGCTGCGGGAAAATCTGCTTGCAGGGTTGCCAGGTGTTGATGACGAGAAGGTGCTTAACGCTGCAAAACGCTCGGGCCTCATCAAAGTGATTAACGGCCATCCGCGCGGATTAGAATTACCCATCACTGAGGGTGGGCAGGGCTTGTCTGGGGGCCAAACAGCACTAGTGGGTATTACGCGTCTGTTCTTAAGTGATGCCGATATTCTATTGCTCGACGAGCCAAGCAGCGCGCTCGATCAGGAAACAGAGGCGCGTGTCATTAACGAGTTATTTAAATACGCAGGTGACCGACGATCCGTGGTTTTGATTACTCACCGCCCGCAGGTGTTTACTGCGATTCGGCGGCTCGTTGTCTTTGGTCCAGGCCGGATCGCAATTGATGGCCCACTAAAAGATGTTTTAGCGAGGTTGCGCGAAACAGCGACTCGTCCCGCCACGGAGGCTCCCGATGCTTGA
- a CDS encoding TolC family protein: MFRLTGGIVESGIKLSMAFICASGVVPSVQAESASLETLMKQALANNPEIAAAQSARDEAYYEVRRSLWALFPSFRASSSQSEAQIDQTSASLVQPLWTGGDLSGRIARAESLLAEYEARLSNQAQDLFLQLTAAFAEAAATDEAIAAAEANLANHEELLARINRRATAQASAKIDVKLAEARRQYAVTELLRLNADKQRYLDELERLSGAVIDAIKVTVTPELPQKSLSQLIDEVEQISPALSAYQAQRQQAKADMKVAKALTKPKVFAGYERRFDEIFPGQVEEQFYVAFEYAPGAGFEAGTAQAAARARERTITATMESARQDVALQVKSAVNFIEVSHAQLGPARELVEATSAVSASYLRQFAVGQKSWLDVMNAQREAHQARLFQITQRKNFLSGYYRLQVMRQAYAPLTAFASPMTELEQLRLDIPER; encoded by the coding sequence GTGTTTAGGTTAACAGGCGGCATTGTTGAGAGCGGTATCAAGTTGAGCATGGCTTTCATCTGTGCGAGTGGAGTGGTTCCGTCTGTTCAAGCTGAGAGTGCGTCGCTCGAGACGCTCATGAAGCAGGCGCTCGCCAACAATCCCGAGATTGCCGCGGCTCAGTCAGCACGAGATGAGGCCTACTACGAGGTACGCCGTTCACTATGGGCGCTTTTTCCGTCTTTCCGCGCGAGCTCCTCTCAATCTGAAGCTCAGATTGATCAAACGTCTGCATCACTTGTTCAACCCCTGTGGACTGGTGGAGATTTATCGGGACGCATTGCACGTGCCGAATCGCTCTTAGCCGAGTACGAGGCAAGGCTCTCCAACCAAGCTCAGGACCTATTCTTACAGCTGACAGCAGCGTTTGCTGAGGCGGCCGCAACCGACGAAGCCATTGCTGCTGCTGAAGCAAATTTGGCTAATCATGAGGAATTACTTGCTCGAATTAATCGCCGCGCCACAGCGCAAGCCAGTGCAAAAATCGATGTGAAGCTTGCAGAGGCAAGGCGACAATACGCAGTCACTGAGCTCTTGCGATTGAACGCTGATAAGCAGCGATATTTGGACGAACTTGAACGACTATCGGGAGCAGTGATCGATGCGATAAAAGTGACGGTAACCCCAGAGTTGCCCCAGAAGTCCTTATCGCAGTTGATTGATGAAGTGGAGCAAATATCGCCAGCACTCTCGGCATATCAGGCGCAGCGGCAGCAAGCGAAGGCCGATATGAAAGTGGCTAAGGCGCTCACTAAACCCAAAGTTTTTGCCGGTTATGAACGTCGGTTTGATGAGATTTTTCCCGGGCAGGTGGAGGAGCAGTTTTACGTGGCCTTTGAATACGCCCCGGGAGCAGGTTTTGAAGCTGGAACTGCACAGGCGGCCGCCAGGGCGCGCGAGCGAACCATCACAGCGACTATGGAGTCTGCTCGTCAGGATGTGGCTCTGCAGGTCAAATCAGCAGTCAACTTTATCGAGGTTAGCCATGCACAACTTGGACCCGCCCGAGAGTTAGTTGAAGCTACAAGTGCGGTCTCAGCGTCCTATCTTCGTCAATTTGCAGTGGGCCAAAAAAGTTGGCTTGACGTCATGAACGCGCAGCGAGAGGCCCATCAAGCGCGACTTTTCCAAATTACTCAGCGTAAAAATTTCCTCAGTGGGTATTATCGTCTCCAAGTCATGCGGCAGGCTTATGCTCCTCTTACGGCGTTTGCCTCTCCCATGACTGAGCTCGAGCAGTTGCGTTTAGACATTCCAGAGAGATGA
- a CDS encoding FG-GAP repeat domain-containing protein, with the protein MSKRFLDRPFLRGVAIGWSVLVFGFVTAMVWASELMTVAETPTTARSPAGEFISWREHRIDDEGINGGVPIRGGDGIAVGDIDGDGLEDLITAHEDSNHIRIAFSNGSPNEWMLRTIAEGKSAGAVEDVALIDLNDDGYLDVVAACEDAHLLYLQNPGEAARTGIWQTLIPEFSKGRGSWLRIFTTDIDGDGRAELTAANKGTADVVRLDAGDADNGATSLIRVAGNPLESSSWSETVLYQVGVPNTALPVDIDGDGDMDVIAAKRVRQQIVIIENQEVGEQGVLRTDAKSVQILPGFDAPTGWRGLSNAFHADTADINNDGRLDLLVNVLELADDPSFRHAGLGWLEQGESLDDPWVFRRIGSTLPDWLIGIHVTDIDGDGDHDVVTGGYSGINIIEGAYSGASRDFDDPSVTPASSVGRISWFENPGRVDATWKRHDVSRRVRGMFDMYVSRDLDGDGDIDLISTRGNSGEFDGVFWLEQIRSKKAAPSFIPARKSESRPLPLPPENWLEIYDRRTTYIAPNKMGDKP; encoded by the coding sequence ATGTCTAAACGCTTTCTAGATCGCCCCTTTTTACGCGGCGTTGCAATTGGCTGGTCAGTGTTGGTATTTGGTTTCGTGACTGCGATGGTGTGGGCCAGCGAACTGATGACCGTCGCAGAGACTCCGACGACTGCGCGCAGTCCTGCAGGGGAATTTATCTCTTGGCGCGAGCACAGAATAGACGATGAAGGCATTAACGGTGGCGTCCCAATTCGCGGTGGGGATGGAATTGCTGTCGGTGATATTGATGGTGATGGGTTGGAGGATTTGATCACTGCTCACGAGGACTCAAACCATATTCGTATCGCCTTCTCCAATGGCAGTCCCAATGAGTGGATGCTTCGAACCATCGCCGAGGGAAAATCAGCCGGGGCTGTCGAGGATGTCGCGCTGATTGACCTTAACGACGATGGCTATCTTGATGTGGTGGCGGCGTGTGAGGACGCGCATCTTTTGTATCTGCAAAACCCCGGAGAAGCAGCGCGCACCGGTATCTGGCAGACATTAATTCCCGAGTTCAGTAAGGGCCGTGGATCGTGGCTACGGATCTTCACAACAGATATCGATGGAGATGGCCGCGCCGAACTCACGGCTGCCAATAAAGGGACCGCCGACGTTGTGCGACTCGATGCGGGTGATGCAGACAATGGCGCAACATCGCTGATTCGCGTTGCGGGCAATCCGCTTGAATCGTCAAGCTGGAGCGAGACGGTGCTGTATCAAGTCGGCGTGCCTAATACGGCTTTACCCGTCGACATCGATGGCGACGGTGATATGGATGTGATCGCCGCGAAGCGTGTTCGCCAACAAATTGTGATCATAGAGAATCAGGAAGTAGGCGAGCAGGGGGTGTTAAGAACAGATGCTAAATCTGTTCAAATCCTTCCCGGTTTCGACGCGCCAACAGGGTGGCGAGGGCTAAGTAACGCATTTCATGCCGACACTGCGGATATCAATAATGACGGTCGCTTGGATCTTCTAGTGAATGTCCTTGAACTTGCTGATGATCCTAGCTTTCGTCATGCGGGCCTGGGGTGGCTTGAGCAAGGCGAGAGCTTGGATGATCCGTGGGTTTTTCGTCGTATCGGCAGTACGCTGCCGGACTGGCTCATCGGCATTCACGTCACAGACATCGATGGTGATGGGGATCACGACGTGGTTACGGGTGGTTACTCAGGCATCAATATTATCGAGGGAGCTTACTCAGGCGCATCGCGAGACTTTGATGATCCCTCCGTGACACCGGCTTCGTCAGTCGGTCGCATTAGCTGGTTTGAAAACCCGGGACGTGTCGACGCGACATGGAAGCGCCATGATGTGTCGCGTCGTGTCAGGGGAATGTTTGATATGTATGTTTCTCGTGATCTTGATGGAGATGGCGATATAGATCTCATCTCAACGCGTGGAAATAGCGGCGAATTCGATGGTGTGTTCTGGCTTGAGCAGATTCGCAGCAAAAAAGCTGCGCCCAGTTTCATTCCAGCGCGCAAGTCAGAAAGTCGTCCTCTGCCCTTGCCACCGGAAAATTGGCTAGAAATATACGATCGACGCACCACCTACATTGCACCGAACAAGATGGGCGATAAACCCTAA
- a CDS encoding VOC family protein, which translates to MFSHIVLGTNDLKAATVFYDQVMATLGYARHDTGDTYAGYGKATDIGSGQNCLWINMPLDGKPATIGNGTNIALLAEDRQAVDAFHAAAMDQGGQDEGAPGLRSEVHPHFYAAYCRDPDGHKLVIVCHKVFSDAGD; encoded by the coding sequence ATGTTTAGTCATATAGTGCTGGGCACCAACGACTTGAAAGCGGCAACTGTATTCTATGATCAGGTGATGGCGACGCTTGGCTACGCACGTCATGATACCGGCGATACCTACGCGGGTTACGGTAAAGCGACCGATATTGGCAGTGGACAGAACTGTTTGTGGATCAACATGCCACTAGACGGAAAGCCAGCCACTATTGGCAACGGTACAAATATCGCCTTACTTGCCGAGGACCGTCAGGCGGTTGATGCGTTTCATGCAGCGGCGATGGATCAAGGGGGGCAAGACGAGGGCGCGCCTGGACTAAGAAGCGAAGTTCATCCGCATTTCTATGCGGCTTATTGTCGCGACCCGGACGGACATAAACTTGTGATCGTATGCCATAAAGTCTTCAGTGATGCTGGAGACTGA
- a CDS encoding VOC family protein, translating to MATGKIIPSIRYKHCPEAIDWLVRAFSFTPHFVVPGDHGEILHAQLTYGDAMIMLGSAHDGDDFGKLHACPNELEGKNTASFYLVVEDADEHCVQARQHGAEIIIDVRDEDYGGRGYTCTDLEGHIWTFGTYDPWSTAGGAYV from the coding sequence ATGGCGACAGGGAAGATAATTCCATCGATTCGGTATAAACATTGTCCTGAGGCGATTGATTGGCTGGTCCGTGCATTTTCCTTTACTCCGCATTTTGTCGTGCCAGGAGATCATGGTGAGATCCTTCATGCGCAACTGACCTACGGTGACGCCATGATCATGCTGGGTTCAGCACATGACGGGGATGACTTCGGCAAACTCCACGCATGCCCTAATGAACTTGAAGGGAAAAATACGGCGAGTTTTTATCTGGTTGTTGAGGACGCCGATGAGCATTGTGTTCAGGCCCGGCAGCACGGTGCTGAGATCATTATTGATGTTCGGGATGAGGACTACGGTGGTCGGGGTTACACGTGTACGGATCTTGAGGGACATATTTGGACCTTCGGCACTTATGACCCTTGGTCCACTGCCGGGGGCGCGTATGTTTAG
- a CDS encoding TlpA family protein disulfide reductase, with the protein MSAVLLGIMTCLLLGANTPEAKAESGGNPLVGDLSPEQLFEAFPSFAEGYVAFDVGAGSIQLPLDTTVLVFFGTWCHDSEREVPRLLKLLRTAGLSEEKLMLIGLDYRKREPEGRAAQLDVQYTPTAIFLRQGVEVGRIVERPNTTLQEAIKQIFDVSI; encoded by the coding sequence TTGTCCGCTGTTTTGCTTGGCATCATGACGTGCCTATTGCTTGGCGCGAACACACCGGAAGCCAAAGCGGAGAGCGGGGGCAACCCCCTTGTGGGAGACCTCAGCCCCGAGCAACTATTTGAGGCGTTCCCATCTTTCGCAGAGGGCTATGTAGCGTTTGATGTAGGGGCAGGTTCGATCCAGTTGCCATTGGATACGACTGTTTTAGTGTTTTTTGGGACGTGGTGTCACGACAGCGAGCGCGAAGTGCCGAGGTTGTTAAAACTGCTTAGGACGGCGGGGCTGAGTGAGGAAAAGCTCATGCTTATTGGCCTTGATTACCGAAAGCGCGAGCCCGAGGGGCGGGCCGCGCAATTAGACGTGCAGTACACGCCGACGGCCATCTTCCTGCGTCAGGGGGTCGAAGTGGGACGGATCGTGGAGCGGCCGAACACAACGCTGCAAGAGGCAATCAAACAGATTTTTGACGTCAGCATTTAG
- a CDS encoding VPS10 domain-containing protein: MVSLRVLTLLAVSLCLGSATFAADNDAGDNPLADLPMRHIGSALMSGRISDFAFYPEGNQSFITGVSSGGVFRTTNGGTTWEPLFDGEASYAIGVVEIDPNDSDTLWVGTGENNAQRSVAAGDGVYKSVDGGKSWTNVGLNNSGHISQIWINPADSDEVLVAAQGPLWSDGGDRGLYRTTDGGATWESVLTVDEHTGINEFVVDPRNPDVIVASSYQRRRHVWVLINGGPGSGIHKSTDRGETWTEIASGLPSDHMGRIGLAGADSDPDMIYAIIEANDKEKGVYRSTDFGSTWEKRSSYMTSSPQYYNEIVVDPDNAERLYALNTFTMKSEDGGKSFSAISSQWRHVDDHALWIDPENTAHLYIGGDGGIYESWDRGSTWRHIRNLSITQFYRIQPDYVEPFYNVCGGTQDNNSICGPSRTTNVHGITNSDWNVVLGGDGYEPQFDPIDPNTVYAQYQYGGLARYDRRTQERVYIAPHPESGENDYKWNWNTPLLVSPHDPKRLYYAAEYLFRSDNRGDSWRKVSPDLTRQIDRNKLEVMGRVWGVDTIAKNDSTSMYGAAIMISESELQEGLIYVGTDDGVINITEDGGATWTQTTRFAGVPDMTYVDDVQASMHDVNVVYAVMENHKRGDNKPYVLKSSNKGKSWKSIASNLPTNGFAHTIAEDHVDPNLLFLGTEQGVFVTQNGGKSWSQMRNNLPTIAVRDIEIQRRENDLVVGTFGRGIYIVDDYSPLRTQARDLGAFQLFAPRDPWLFIEGDVWGGVEKGSIGHAFFTAPNPEFGAVFRYYVKDGSKTKKQIRRAAEIAIENEGGDTPYPSWNALRAEDRERGAALYILVRDANGQLVRQISAKSGGGLHQTAWDLRLPAPDPVSIKTSGSRPYWASDPAGPLALPGLYSASLALERDGIIKMVGEPQSFTVKALDNSVEITDDRRALQDFQVKVAGLQRAVKGAVRSMSELDNRVAHVRAALPVTLASSEADLDAVGQLEARLADLEVTLRGDRTRSSRNEPSPVSIASRVSSIYGTVVFSQSRVGGKFKDSYAIAATEFEGALSELRSIAQDLSDLEAGLEEKGAPWTPGRIPTWSSVQ, from the coding sequence ATGGTCTCGTTGCGCGTCCTCACCCTTTTAGCTGTCAGTTTGTGCCTTGGTTCGGCAACGTTTGCTGCTGATAACGACGCAGGTGACAACCCCTTAGCTGACCTGCCAATGCGTCACATTGGTTCAGCGCTCATGTCTGGCCGCATCTCTGACTTTGCGTTCTATCCAGAGGGTAATCAGTCGTTTATCACCGGTGTTTCCTCGGGCGGCGTGTTTAGGACGACTAACGGCGGTACAACGTGGGAGCCTCTTTTTGACGGTGAGGCGTCTTATGCCATCGGTGTTGTGGAAATCGACCCCAATGACAGCGACACGCTGTGGGTTGGTACCGGTGAGAACAACGCACAGCGTAGCGTAGCTGCGGGCGATGGTGTTTATAAGTCGGTCGACGGTGGTAAGTCTTGGACGAACGTAGGGCTCAACAACTCAGGTCATATCAGTCAGATTTGGATTAATCCCGCGGACTCAGATGAAGTACTGGTCGCAGCGCAAGGACCACTGTGGAGTGATGGTGGCGATCGAGGTCTTTACCGAACAACGGATGGGGGCGCGACGTGGGAATCCGTCCTTACCGTTGATGAGCATACGGGTATCAATGAATTTGTAGTCGACCCCCGAAACCCTGATGTCATTGTCGCCTCGAGTTACCAGCGCAGACGCCATGTTTGGGTCCTGATCAACGGAGGACCAGGCAGCGGTATTCATAAGTCTACCGACCGTGGAGAGACATGGACCGAAATCGCATCGGGCTTGCCAAGTGACCACATGGGTCGCATTGGTCTTGCAGGTGCCGACAGCGACCCTGACATGATCTATGCGATTATCGAGGCGAACGACAAAGAGAAGGGCGTCTATCGGTCAACGGATTTTGGAAGCACTTGGGAGAAACGATCCTCGTACATGACGTCGAGTCCCCAGTATTACAACGAGATTGTGGTCGATCCTGACAATGCAGAACGACTGTACGCACTCAATACCTTTACGATGAAATCAGAGGATGGTGGCAAGTCATTTTCTGCTATCTCAAGCCAGTGGCGTCACGTGGATGATCATGCGTTATGGATTGACCCCGAGAACACGGCGCATCTCTACATCGGTGGCGATGGGGGTATTTACGAGAGCTGGGATCGTGGCAGCACGTGGCGTCATATACGTAATCTTTCAATTACGCAGTTCTATCGTATACAGCCCGATTACGTAGAGCCGTTCTACAATGTCTGTGGCGGTACGCAGGACAATAACTCCATCTGCGGACCCTCTCGGACCACCAATGTCCACGGCATTACCAACTCGGATTGGAACGTTGTACTGGGCGGCGATGGCTACGAGCCTCAGTTTGACCCCATAGATCCCAATACAGTGTATGCGCAGTATCAGTACGGTGGACTTGCGCGCTATGACCGGCGGACACAGGAGCGGGTCTATATTGCGCCACACCCTGAGAGCGGTGAAAACGATTACAAGTGGAACTGGAATACCCCACTGCTGGTAAGCCCACACGATCCCAAGCGGCTTTATTACGCAGCAGAATATCTGTTTCGCTCGGATAATCGTGGCGATAGCTGGCGAAAAGTCAGTCCCGATCTAACCCGTCAAATCGATCGAAATAAGCTCGAGGTGATGGGCCGTGTTTGGGGTGTCGACACCATTGCCAAGAATGATTCCACTTCGATGTATGGCGCGGCCATCATGATTAGTGAGAGCGAACTTCAAGAGGGTTTGATTTACGTTGGCACCGACGACGGTGTCATTAACATCACCGAAGATGGCGGTGCGACCTGGACACAAACCACACGCTTCGCGGGCGTACCTGATATGACCTACGTCGATGATGTGCAGGCTTCGATGCATGACGTAAATGTTGTTTACGCCGTCATGGAAAATCATAAGCGTGGTGACAATAAGCCTTACGTACTGAAGTCCTCTAACAAGGGAAAGAGTTGGAAGTCCATCGCAAGTAACCTGCCGACGAATGGTTTTGCGCACACCATTGCCGAGGATCACGTCGATCCGAATCTTTTATTTTTAGGCACCGAGCAAGGTGTCTTTGTTACACAGAACGGTGGTAAGAGTTGGAGTCAGATGCGCAATAACCTGCCGACAATTGCCGTGCGCGATATTGAAATTCAGCGTCGTGAGAACGATCTGGTAGTCGGCACGTTTGGACGTGGCATCTACATTGTTGATGACTACTCGCCACTTCGCACCCAAGCTCGCGACCTCGGTGCCTTTCAGCTCTTTGCACCGCGAGACCCCTGGTTATTCATCGAGGGTGACGTCTGGGGCGGTGTTGAGAAAGGTTCAATTGGTCATGCCTTCTTCACAGCGCCAAATCCTGAGTTTGGCGCTGTTTTTCGGTATTACGTTAAAGACGGATCGAAAACCAAAAAGCAGATTCGTCGTGCGGCTGAAATAGCGATCGAAAATGAGGGGGGTGATACGCCATATCCTTCTTGGAATGCACTTCGTGCCGAAGACAGAGAGCGTGGCGCTGCACTGTATATTCTTGTTCGAGACGCTAATGGTCAGCTGGTTCGTCAAATCTCGGCAAAATCAGGTGGTGGTTTGCACCAAACAGCCTGGGATTTACGGCTGCCAGCGCCCGATCCAGTCAGCATAAAGACGTCAGGTTCGAGACCCTATTGGGCAAGTGATCCTGCGGGTCCGCTTGCACTTCCGGGTTTGTATAGCGCCTCGCTTGCCTTGGAGCGTGATGGGATTATCAAAATGGTTGGAGAGCCGCAATCATTTACGGTTAAGGCACTGGATAACAGTGTTGAGATCACGGATGACCGCCGGGCGCTACAAGATTTCCAAGTAAAAGTTGCTGGCTTACAGCGAGCGGTCAAAGGTGCTGTACGGAGCATGAGCGAACTCGATAATCGTGTGGCGCACGTGCGAGCCGCACTGCCTGTAACGCTTGCGTCATCTGAGGCAGATCTCGATGCTGTCGGTCAGCTCGAGGCGCGACTGGCTGATTTAGAGGTAACGCTCCGTGGTGATCGGACCCGAAGCAGTCGCAACGAACCCTCTCCCGTATCGATCGCATCACGCGTGTCGAGTATTTACGGCACGGTCGTTTTTTCTCAGTCGAGGGTGGGGGGTAAATTCAAAGACTCTTACGCAATAGCGGCCACTGAGTTTGAGGGGGCGCTCTCAGAGCTTCGCTCGATCGCACAGGATCTAAGCGACCTCGAAGCAGGGCTAGAGGAAAAAGGCGCACCCTGGACCCCCGGTCGTATTCCGACCTGGTCTAGCGTGCAGTGA